In Candidatus Omnitrophota bacterium, one DNA window encodes the following:
- a CDS encoding type IV pilus twitching motility protein PilT produces the protein MEIDQLLQICIERNASDIHLTVGKPPTLRVDGMLDPLDYNPLSANDTEALIKSITSESHLQKVQKFGGADFGLSFGDVARFRVSVYKQKGYWGTSLRLIPSKLLTFEEIGLPLSVKELLHRPRGLILVTGPTGGGKTSTLASMTDYVNTNRDAHIITIEDPIEYYHEHKRGIITQRELGVDVYSFSEAIVRGLRMNPDVILVGEMRDLATIEAAILAAETGHLVLATLHTTSAAQTVDRIINVFPPQQQEQVRMQLSTSILAIFCQQLLIKATKKGRVAAFEIMITTSSIQNLIREKKTFRITSDIQTGAKYGMKTFDSSLVELYQRNLIDYETMLLKAFEPDQIELRFQKGRK, from the coding sequence ATGGAAATAGATCAACTTTTACAAATATGTATCGAACGTAACGCGTCAGATATCCATCTTACCGTAGGAAAGCCACCTACCCTGAGGGTGGACGGTATGTTGGATCCGCTGGATTATAATCCTCTTTCGGCAAACGATACGGAAGCGCTCATCAAATCGATAACAAGCGAAAGTCATCTTCAGAAAGTCCAGAAGTTCGGAGGAGCAGATTTTGGCTTGAGTTTCGGCGATGTCGCGAGATTCCGCGTCTCTGTCTATAAGCAGAAAGGATACTGGGGGACATCGCTCCGGCTTATTCCCTCCAAGCTGCTTACATTTGAGGAGATAGGCCTGCCGCTTAGCGTAAAAGAACTTTTGCATAGGCCGAGGGGTCTTATACTTGTAACGGGCCCCACAGGCGGCGGAAAGACGTCGACCTTGGCATCTATGACCGACTATGTAAATACTAACCGCGATGCTCATATCATAACCATAGAAGACCCGATAGAATATTACCACGAGCATAAAAGAGGCATCATCACACAGCGCGAACTGGGGGTTGACGTATATTCTTTCAGCGAGGCGATAGTAAGGGGCCTAAGGATGAACCCCGACGTTATACTTGTGGGAGAGATGCGCGATTTGGCTACCATAGAAGCCGCTATTCTGGCGGCGGAAACCGGCCATCTCGTTCTTGCGACGCTCCATACTACAAGCGCAGCCCAGACAGTGGATAGAATCATAAATGTGTTTCCTCCGCAGCAGCAGGAGCAGGTAAGAATGCAGCTATCTACTTCTATCCTTGCCATATTCTGCCAGCAGCTTCTTATAAAAGCGACTAAAAAAGGAAGGGTCGCGGCGTTTGAAATAATGATCACGACCTCGTCTATACAGAACCTTATACGCGAGAAGAAGACATTCCGCATAACATCCGATATTCAGACGGGGGCAAAATACGGGATGAAGACATTTGACTCATCCCTCGTAGAGCTATACCAGCGCAACCTTATAGATTATGAGACGATGCTCCTAAAAGCATTTGAACCCGATCAGATTGAATTGCGGTTTCAAAAGGGGAGGAAATGA
- the gspE gene encoding type II secretion system ATPase GspE produces the protein MSEKKYKSLGKLLLDRGLITESQLQQSLDEQRYTGKLLGRTLVELGFVKEDEILKTLGVQAGIEFIDLSKIDIPKEVLQKVSPTITKIYKIMPVKFEGSLLTIAMSDPLNVNISDDLRFMLGCNIKGVIARENDILSAIQKYYGERGESINELLGEIDKNIPAGQREEIEEEVTDVVVLQELASQPPVVKLLNLILLQAVKDRASDIHFEPFEDKYAIRYRVDGILYDITTPPRNLALAISSRIKVMSSLDIAERRLPQDGRIMISVEGKNIDLRVSTLPTVFGESVVMRVLDRDVVSLSLDQVGMSEDVKKETRRIINKPNGIVLSTGPTGCGKTTTLYSCLREINRIDYKIITTEDPVEYDISGIIQVSIKPKINLNFATCLRHILRQDPDIIMVGEIRDAETAQIAIQASLTGHLVLSTLHTNDAPGTITRLINMGVEPFLITSTLEAIIAQRLIRVICKNCRERYHPDQNTLEETGLRKEELKDMVFYKGKGCGQCNKNGYKGRIGIFELLIITEGLKPLIMDKVRTSVLRQAARKEGMVTLREDGLKKVREGITTIEEIMRETQQYL, from the coding sequence ATGAGCGAGAAGAAATATAAATCCCTGGGAAAGTTATTGCTTGATAGGGGCCTTATTACCGAAAGCCAGCTGCAGCAGTCCCTTGACGAGCAAAGGTATACCGGTAAATTGCTGGGAAGGACCCTGGTCGAGCTCGGCTTTGTCAAAGAAGACGAAATACTCAAAACGCTGGGCGTCCAGGCCGGTATAGAGTTTATCGATTTATCCAAAATAGACATACCCAAGGAAGTGCTGCAGAAGGTCTCGCCTACTATTACAAAGATATACAAGATTATGCCGGTCAAATTTGAGGGAAGTCTTCTTACCATAGCTATGAGCGACCCGCTCAATGTGAATATATCCGACGATCTCAGGTTTATGCTCGGCTGCAATATAAAGGGCGTGATAGCCAGAGAAAATGATATACTCTCGGCAATACAAAAGTATTACGGCGAAAGAGGCGAATCCATAAATGAGCTGCTCGGCGAGATAGATAAGAATATCCCGGCCGGCCAGCGCGAAGAGATAGAAGAAGAGGTGACGGACGTTGTAGTCCTGCAGGAACTCGCCTCGCAGCCTCCCGTCGTAAAACTGCTTAACCTTATACTTTTGCAGGCGGTGAAAGACAGGGCCTCGGATATACATTTTGAACCTTTCGAAGATAAGTATGCGATACGCTACAGGGTGGACGGTATATTATACGACATAACCACCCCGCCCAGAAATCTGGCGCTCGCGATAAGTTCAAGGATAAAGGTAATGTCAAGCCTCGATATAGCGGAACGCCGCCTGCCGCAGGACGGCCGCATAATGATATCGGTGGAAGGCAAAAACATCGATTTGAGGGTCTCTACGCTTCCGACTGTCTTTGGAGAGAGTGTCGTTATGAGGGTTTTAGACAGGGATGTTGTGAGCCTGTCGCTTGACCAAGTAGGGATGTCGGAAGACGTAAAGAAGGAGACGCGGCGCATTATTAACAAGCCAAACGGCATAGTGCTGTCCACAGGCCCGACGGGCTGCGGCAAGACGACCACGCTTTATTCGTGCCTGCGCGAAATAAATAGAATAGATTATAAAATAATAACCACCGAGGATCCGGTGGAATACGATATATCCGGGATCATACAGGTCTCCATAAAGCCGAAGATAAACCTCAATTTTGCGACCTGCCTCAGGCACATCCTGCGCCAGGACCCCGACATAATAATGGTGGGTGAAATCAGGGATGCCGAAACCGCGCAGATAGCCATTCAGGCTTCACTTACCGGCCATCTTGTCCTGAGTACGTTACATACAAATGATGCACCGGGCACCATAACACGGCTTATAAATATGGGAGTGGAACCGTTTCTTATAACTTCCACCCTTGAGGCGATAATAGCCCAAAGGCTCATAAGAGTAATATGTAAAAATTGCCGCGAAAGATATCATCCGGACCAGAATACGCTTGAGGAGACAGGCCTTAGAAAGGAAGAGCTTAAGGATATGGTTTTTTATAAAGGCAAAGGTTGCGGCCAATGCAATAAAAACGGCTATAAGGGCAGGATCGGGATATTTGAGCTTCTGATTATTACAGAAGGCCTGAAACCGCTTATAATGGATAAGGTCCGGACAAGCGTGCTCAGACAGGCGGCGCGCAAAGAAGGCATGGTGACATTGAGGGAAGATGGCCTCAAAAAAGTGCGCGAGGGTATAACGACCATAGAGGAAATAATGCGCGAGACGCAGCAGTACTTATAG